TGATTTAGATTTACTATTTAGAAAGTATAAACATTTTGATTTACAAAAagcattttcaattttacaatctgattttttaaatatttcaattaattcaaagtaagtttttttttttttttttaaacttaattacaatcaatcaatgaataaataaataatgaataataaataataaataataaattttaattaataaaattttataaaaaaaagtataaaatatattgataataaagaaattgaaatgaataaaggatttggtgaaattaaattagattGTTGTGgagttttaattaaatattttcaatcatATATTGAAAAGATATCAAAGATGAATGAACCTTATTCAATAATGATTGAAATGGAATCATCAGCAGTTACAAATAATGGTTCATTAATTGATCAATCTGAATATTCAAGATTatctttaaaaactttattacaaaaacaacaacatacTCAACCATCAGCTCAAACAGATTATtcagaacaacaacaacaacaatcaatatCAACACAATTaacatcaattgaatttaatgagaAAGATTGTTTAGATTGTGAACCACTTTCATCAATGTTGGAAAGtgattcaatattttcaccAGTTAGATTGGtttgtaaattaaataaaccaattttaattacaaatcaacaattatcaaaaattttaaatttatcaaaaattcATAGATCATCACAACAGCCATCCCAACAACAGCcatctcaacaacaacaacaacaacaacaacaacagcaacaaaagaaattaaattcagTTGATGAATCAATGaatgaaaatggtgatagtaatattattgaaaatattaatgaattaataaagaaatattcaattcaaaatcttttaatatcatcatcatcatcatcatcatcatcaaatgattcaaatatttCGGTGAATGTTGATAATAGTTTTGATTGTGAAGTTTATGGTATGAAACAAAGATATTATTATACAGGTGAATTTGAATTAggaattgaaatttcaagaATACCAATTTATCATCCAAGTCAAGTTTATCCaacaattcaattattaagaCAACAAAttgtatttaatattttatttaaaagttgttttcaaaatttaaatatctcTAAAAGTGATGATCATcataatattattgataataataatgatgttaaaatttttgaaatcaCATCAAATCCACCAAAttctataaatataatatttttacatccaattgataatagttttaacTCTATTGATATCTTTATAAAGAATAATGGAGATTTAGAAGCTTTCTATTATGATAATACAACAAATATCCAaccaaatattcaaaaatcaactttatttacaaaaatgttgataaaatctttatcaatttcagTTTCTTTAgcatgtttttttaaaaataaataatagtaataataattaaaaaaataaaaaaacattctttggattattatattttataaaattaaaatttttttttttttttatgttgtAGCAAACTACATTATTTTTAGGTATTTTTAACGACCTGCACCaggtttttaaaaatctaaaattgaaatttcaatttcaacctTTATTcatgaaatttcattatatatatatatatatataatctCGTTAAATATattctcattttttttatatttatagtcaaaatcaaaaataaaaataaaaagactaattttttaataaataatttttattattttttttttcttttttttttttttttttaagaaactGTGGCTgactaataattttttacctatattgaaataaaatgtaattaaaaaaatttaaaaaaataattagtaaagtgatttatttttttaaattttaaaaaaataaaaaaaataatgaatataaaaaattacataCATTCTGGTTTTTTCAAAGACACTAACAATACTCATATTTTCTAACCAaaagtttaaattattactaagATTAAATATTCCAGGCTATTAGTGCCAACTGGGCCAATACAAACCCTACTAAGGGATTATGGTTTAGtggtatatttttattattaattttttattttaagatttaaaataaaatcttaaaaatactaaaagttaataatatttagtGTGTGGGagagatattttttatttattttattattaaattgggGTAATACCCAGTAAATCCGAAAAATCAAATGTTTTGTATTTGATTTTCACGATATCTCGCTGTGCggtcaaaataaaattaaataacaacgaaaaaattaaattaccaaaaaaaaaaaaattaaattaccaaaaaaattaaattacctaaaaaaaaaaaaatataaattgtgTGCTCCTGCtggtatttttttatttattttacttttaaaaaataggaatataatttaaaaaggtaaaaaataaataaatatataaaagaaaaactttttaaaaaaaaaaaatatatttatatattaatatagtttttttaaaaaaagatatagaactaaaaaattcaaataatcatgttaaaatttttaatagcTATTTTAGTGATATTCTCATtactttcaaatttaaatgcaGTAAATGCAGATAAATATAACTGTGTCTCCAAGTGTGCTTTTGCTGAtccaaattattataaacttTGCGCCTTTGGAACCAACGGAAAAGCTTGCAGAGAGATAGAAGAAAGATGTGTAAAGGGATGTCCAgatcattaataaaaatgataaataaatgtAAAGTTCATTGTTACTTTACGAATTTCAGTTTTATGAAaactgaaaataaaaaaaaataaaaaatataaacaatttttCGTTTTTCACTTCCAATCTAAATAAAACATTCTTATTATCTATTTTTGGATTACTAacatatttaattatataattactttattattattgtactTTAcagttgtaatttttttatataagaTGACTTGAGATGAGTAACTGGAGTGTCTAATTTtaggaattttaaaaaaaaaaatcaaataatttttgttcgattgatgttgaattatcataaattgatttaattcaacAGGAATCGAACCTGTGATACAGGTTTTAATGCACTAAAAATTCGACACCTGCAGGGTTCGAACCTGCGCCTCCGAAGAGAACGCCTTAGCAGGGCGCCGCATTAACCACTTTGCTAAGGTGTCATTGAAAACCAAATGGGTTATACACTTTGCTAAGGAGTTATCGaaacaaaacaacaacaatctctttttttgactatctcaaggagaagcaaataataattgcgttatccaattcaaaaaaaaaaaatctctttttttgattatttcatttttcatataaaaagacttaaaaaacaaataaataaataaataaactattttaaaaagccatatttttactttattgtaatttattatttgttttgttttgaaaaaagaaaaagataatcaaaaacaacaacaacaatctcttttttgattgtttcatttttcatataaaaagacttaaaaaaaaaaaaaaaaaaaaaaaaaaaaactgggAACCAATTTAATCAGAAAATTTCcagatttttaactttttaaagtaaaataaaaaaatagaaagaaaataagatgaaaattacaatcaacaccacaaatattaagcaacacaaatgcctacaaaaaataagtgaaattgtggataaaactcaaataaaaaaaacaattcaaatatgtcatcaaaatcaatcaTGAAACtgatgataaaataaaaaaagatttagaaaaaagttttgacaaaaaagatgttttaatcaaaagtaataatacaattcaaaatttgaacctaaaaaaaaaaaaaaaaaaaaaataaaaatgcaAACTAACCCCTCTTTTAGAGACCCTGTAAAAAActacaaataaaatgagatctagcatctcaaggagaagcaactaataattgcgttatcaaatccaaaaaaaaaagtgtcaTCGAAAACCAAATGGGTAATACACTTTGTTAAGGTGTCATTGAAAACCAAATGGATAATAACTTTCTTAAGGTGTCATCGAAAACCAAATGGATAATACACTTTGTTAAGGTGTCATTGAAAACCAAATGGGTGATACACTTTGCTAAGGTGTCTTTGAAAACCAAATGGGTAATACACTTTGTTAAGGTGT
This region of Dictyostelium discoideum AX4 chromosome 3 chromosome, whole genome shotgun sequence genomic DNA includes:
- the med1 gene encoding hypothetical protein is translated as MDHHKQLTLQTTLESCNNLYNLLFNSIGSIKPSQQQQQQQQNQKNTNSVTSNTNIINDQEIFKLNKFHLYGENNIDELYNSIELQLQTIKFTCQQYRQWDSTERDSIKFFNTQKLYNQSQQRGNLVSKTLFDCSLLGKIYLNQQKEQQQQQKQKNKQQQQQPQPLVEDLSKNISKTVEVKRKLGLLAGKLQEMTNELNNKYSTFSVLDDLLGLLKSNTEIDYNSDSYVSCNISSSTFLLDIDIYHNGEIKEVKLVHILTTTGEVEPAEQQFNDELTNSLKTDMKEFIKKVQRICDLDLLFRKYKHFDLQKAFSILQSDFLNISINSNIKYIDNKEIEMNKGFGEIKLDCCGVLIKYFQSYIEKISKMNEPYSIMIEMESSAVTNNGSLIDQSEYSRLSLKTLLQKQQHTQPSAQTDYSEQQQQQSISTQLTSIEFNEKDCLDCEPLSSMLESDSIFSPVRLVCKLNKPILITNQQLSKILNLSKIHRSSQQPSQQQPSQQQQQQQQQQQQKKLNSVDESMNENGDSNIIENINELIKKYSIQNLLISSSSSSSSSNDSNISVNVDNSFDCEVYGMKQRYYYTGEFELGIEISRIPIYHPSQVYPTIQLLRQQIVFNILFKSCFQNLNISKSDDHHNIIDNNNDVKIFEITSNPPNSINIIFLHPIDNSFNSIDIFIKNNGDLEAFYYDNTTNIQPNIQKSTLFTKMLIKSLSISVSLACFFKNK